The Prevotella herbatica genome contains the following window.
AGCACATTACAATTGGTAAAGAAATACAATTTAAAATAATAAAAAATGCGTGTCATTTAATGTGACACGCATTTTTTATTATTTGCTTTCAAGATATAAGCCATTCAGTTTGCTTAGGAATATTGTGTGTTCATTATTGTAGAACTTCATAAATCCCCGTATCTTGTCATTTCCTTCACCAGGATATGGAGTGAAGAAATGCCCACCTTTATAATCTCCATGATTGGCTCCGAACATGACGTATACCAAACGATGATGTTCAACAATAGGCAGCAGAATATTAGAGAAATAGTTACTGTCAGGTATGCTTTCAATTCCTGTTGTGAGACCTAATGTGCTGTTGTGTTCCTGTGCAAAACTTATGGCTTTAGGCAAGAACGTTTCAAGTGTATTCTTGTATTCATTAATATTTATATGCTCTTTTGTCTGCATATAAGTTATGTTTACAATCTCTGCATTGTCAGGATATCTTTCAAGGAATGCTTTGTTTACATAAGTTTCAGAATAACCGAAAATCACGTTCGTGACATCATTGTCATCAAGCATATCCTTAGTGTCCTCATAAAGTTTCTTATATTTGTCTATACTCATTTTGCAATACCATGACTTTCCATCAACAGGATAAAGATACAACACGATAGGGACTTTTATTCCGTATGAGTCTTGCAGACTGCTGATAAAGTTTGAAAGACTTTTGACGTAATCTTTAAGAACATCCTTATTGCCGTTATAATCAGGAGCTGTCCAGTTCATAACAATCATTGAACCGTGTTTGAAAGCGTTAATGGCATTCTTCGCTATCCAACTGAATTGCAGACCGTCACTATTTATTTTCTTTCCGCTCTCTATTCCTGACAGTTCATATCCGTTTACGGCAGGATTATCGTGGCATATACTGAAGAAGTCGCTTCTCGACTTTTCGTTTTTCCATCCGATACCTTCAAGAGTTCCATACATCTGACCAATCATCACACCCTTATTTGTGAATGTTGTGAGATTCAACTTCAAATTTTCTGTGCGAGTTGTACGCCCGCTACTGGCAATTTCGTCGTAAGATTTCTTTTTTTCTCCACATGACGAGATAACTAAAGTAATCATTAAAGTATAAAATAAAGTTTTTATTTTCATAGTTCTTATTCGTTATATGCATTCTCCATCGCTGTAGCTACTGTAGGCAGTGACCATTGTGGAACACTGCGGTCTGTGCCATCGATGATACTCATCCAGTAAAATGTAGATATTCCATAGGCTTTAGCCTGTTTTACCATGTCGGCTGCTTGGTCTGCAGCGGCTTTAATCTGAGTCGTTGTAGACGTCTTACTTACTGATGTCTCACCGTGGGTGCCATATTCACCAACAATCACTGGGATACCTTGACTCACGAAACGAGTATTAAGGCGAGTAAACATATTCTTGATCTCATTACTGCAAACTGGTGTCCACTGTCCGTAGTTCTTAAACCAGTTATAAGGATCATAAGTGTGTATTTCCACAGCTATATGTCCACTAACATTGTCGGTTGGAACCGTTAGATTATTTATAGCTACATCAGAGCTGTTTGCTGCATAGGTGTTTACAATTAGGTTACGAGTCGTATTGTTTCCACCTGTTGCTCGCACGGCATTTACGAAACTTTGCGCATAGTTATTAATTGCTGTATAGCTTGCACTACCTGCTACAGGAGGAGTCCAACTGTTGTTTGTGTCAAGCATCTCATTGTAGCCTTCAAAAAGCAAATGATGATCATAACCTGAAAATTCGTTTGCAATCTGAGTCCACAACTTTTCAAACTTATCCTTTGTAGAACTATATACATTAGCGTCTGCTTTAATCCATGACTTGAAACCAGTACTAGCATTGTCTGCACCTGTATCATGATGAATATTCAGAATACAATACATTCCAGAATTGATAACATAGTCAACAACTTCTTTAACTCTTGCCATCCATTTTGCGTCAACATTTCCATCTGCATCAAGATGTTCATACCAAGTTACAGGAACACGTACTGAGTTGAATCCTTCTTTTTTTAGGAATGTCATAAGAGCCTGTGTTGTAACTGGTTGTCCCCATGCTGTTTCATACGCCGAAACATCCTTTCCTGTACCAATATTGTTTGCATCAAGAGTGTTTCCTAGGTTGAAGCCAAGTCCCATATTGGCTACAGCTTGCTTTGCTGGTTCGTCAACAGTGGTAGAACCTATCTTAACATCGCTTCGTGAAACTACATAACTCTGATTCATTGCATCTTTCCACCAATCGTCCGAAGGCATGTTTTCTCCATACCAAGGCATGAAATATAACCATTTAGCTCCTCCGTTCCATACATCAGATATGTTTGCGAATGATGAAGTATTTGAAACACCACACTCCGCCAATGCAACCATCTTGTTGCTATATTGAGAAGTAAGCTGTGTGAATTCTGTCTTGTTTTGTGTGGCTGTATATCCATAAAGGTCGCGCCCTATCAAGTCTACATAGTTATCACCTGGGTAGAATGCATTGTCGTTGTCGTAATTATTGCTGTCTCCGTTGTAATTCTGTGCTGTCCATTCCCATATAAGATTATGGATGCCCTTCTCTTGGAAATATGTAAACATCGCTTTCCAAAGAGCCTTGTAGGTATTAGCTCCGTCTTCTCCCCACCAGAACCATGCAGTACCAGTGTATGCCTTTGCGTATGAGCTTCCTGCTCCTTCATGGAATGGACGCCATATAGCAGTAACGCCTGCATCCTGAAGTTTCTGCAAGATTGCTACAACCTTATCCATTTGTCCATAAAACCATGTGTTTTCCCATTTACCAGAAACAAGGGCATTTGACGCTTTGAATGTTGTTTCAGACGGTGTGCATGTTACTCCGCTACCATCAGCACCTATAGTCGTTGTTTCAGTCTTTGGCACATTGAAGTGCCACATCAGTGAAACAATACCACCGGCAGTAGCCCATTCTGTAACAGGAGTAATATTGTTGTAGTTTATCCAACCATTGTTGTCTGGTACATAGATTTGTATAAAATCATAACAGTTTATAGCTGGATATTTACCTGTAAGGGTGTTTATTTTATCTGCTTCAGTATGATTCCAATTTATATTAGCCATAATTGAAGACAGTATCTTGCTTCCGTA
Protein-coding sequences here:
- a CDS encoding cellulase family glycosylhydrolase codes for the protein MKKLFLSLASLLILFTANAQISTDTYTVNQKDGTSKSVKITDLPVISFYDSGNKFGSQNPAFGSTNFNEFSVDNISNVVFNIYHESDVSDITLADAAASDNTKRLYKYLKLNYGSKILSSIMANINWNHTEADKINTLTGKYPAINCYDFIQIYVPDNNGWINYNNITPVTEWATAGGIVSLMWHFNVPKTETTTIGADGSGVTCTPSETTFKASNALVSGKWENTWFYGQMDKVVAILQKLQDAGVTAIWRPFHEGAGSSYAKAYTGTAWFWWGEDGANTYKALWKAMFTYFQEKGIHNLIWEWTAQNYNGDSNNYDNDNAFYPGDNYVDLIGRDLYGYTATQNKTEFTQLTSQYSNKMVALAECGVSNTSSFANISDVWNGGAKWLYFMPWYGENMPSDDWWKDAMNQSYVVSRSDVKIGSTTVDEPAKQAVANMGLGFNLGNTLDANNIGTGKDVSAYETAWGQPVTTQALMTFLKKEGFNSVRVPVTWYEHLDADGNVDAKWMARVKEVVDYVINSGMYCILNIHHDTGADNASTGFKSWIKADANVYSSTKDKFEKLWTQIANEFSGYDHHLLFEGYNEMLDTNNSWTPPVAGSASYTAINNYAQSFVNAVRATGGNNTTRNLIVNTYAANSSDVAINNLTVPTDNVSGHIAVEIHTYDPYNWFKNYGQWTPVCSNEIKNMFTRLNTRFVSQGIPVIVGEYGTHGETSVSKTSTTTQIKAAADQAADMVKQAKAYGISTFYWMSIIDGTDRSVPQWSLPTVATAMENAYNE